The Juglans regia cultivar Chandler chromosome 11, Walnut 2.0, whole genome shotgun sequence genome contains the following window.
GGCTTCACATGGATCTCGTAACAGTGAAACTTGTACCAGTTGGTGGCCTGAATGGGAGAACGAATTTCCACGTAAGCTTTGAATTGAGTTTGTTGTATTGCTTTGTATATTCTGTATGTACTTTGTTAACCTCATTTGAAATTTCTAGCCTTTGCAACAACTGCTGAGCCATTTTCCTCTTGGTAAGCAGCTTCTGTTTTGAAGAGTGTTGTCAAGTATGGGAAGAAACAATTTGCAATAGATGAGAATAGGCGTGACACCTATAAGGATTTCTTGGACTCTGGTCATGGGCCATCTGTAATGGCCACCCTTGAAGGGAACTGGAAGCAACTAATGGCGGTGTGTATTCctgtttttcttctctctcatggtgttctcttcttcttcttcttctccctatCTCTCTCTTGATACTGGGGAAAAATGTGGTGATGCTGCTTCTATTAGAACGTAGGTACAATAATTTAATGTCTACTCTGAATGCAATTTATATCACCTATAATGAAATGTGATTGTCAAAAACCAGAAAATAATGTGCGTGAAGTTAGTTATGTTTCTTGGTTTGGATGATACGCTCTTATTTTCACCAATTTATTCTTGTGCAATATCTATGCTCTTGATATGATTTATGGTATTATCTACTTgtgactcttttttttctttcaatgtaaatttatatatcagGTAGGTCTAAACTTGGAGCATGGTTATGCGAGAAGCCTAACTCAATTTGCTGCTGATCTTGGTCCAGTAGTTTGGAAGATTGCTTCGAAGAAAATTGAAAGAGTATTGCCATTTGGACTCAAGTTTGGTCCTGGATGGATAGGAGAAAATGAGGCATTAAAGCAGGAGCAATCTTCAGAGAGCTCAATATCAGATGATGGTAAAAGTAAGCTTCTATATCACATGAAATCCGAATCAAATATGGCTTTCAAAAATGGATTGTTGTTGCAAGCTCAAGAAGAAAGTACAGGATTTGATTCACAATGTGAGTTGATTTCACTGAACTGTAGTATCAGTGGGAAAAAATCCATGCCTCCTTTTCAGGTTCAGCCGAAATCGTTAGTTTGCTCAGATATGGATGGTTCTAATGGTGGGTTGGGATCTGGCTTTCCATCACAAATCAGGATGGTAAGTCTTTCCAGATTAACTGGAATGTCTTGTTCTGATGATACTTCATTGCCTTCTCAAGCACTCGGAACATATCCAGGTAACAACCCTACCATTTACCGAATGCCCAGAAATGATATTGAGTCAAATGAAGCCAGGTTCTCTGAAATTGCCAGAACAAATTCTGGAAATTTATTGGCCTTGGGCTCTGGTCTTAAGTCACATGGAACAGCAGAAATGATGCCCGGTGGTGAGGCATCTTGGGAGAGATTGTTAGTGCACCATTCATTTCCTCCTGATGTAAATGTGAGAATTCAGCAAACGAGTTCACCTAGTTCTATTGTCCAGATCGGTTCACCTCAGCAGCCGGATTTAGTGTTGCAGCTCTGAGGATAtgctgtttttttcttttcttttttgatttttcaatttacaTAGGATTGCAGTTCCTAGGAACATTGGGAAGTAAATTACCAGGGTGCCTCCACGAGGCGTTCTATTTTTCCTATTGATGAAGCTTTGTATAGATAAGTATATCCGATCTCAAAGTATCATATCGAGACAAGATTATATAAACAGTGGAATAATCCATTTAATGCACAATCGTCGATGGTATATAGACACGTAACGGATGGTTGCACTTTTCAATCAAAAACAAGTAATGAACTCCTTTTTATTCTCTTTCTCCATTCAGAGTAATCGTAGCAACACTCGTATCTATCAACATGGGATGTCCTGTAAACACACAAACAGGCTAACTCTGATCCCtgtttttgttcttaatttgaTATGGATaacataattgattttttttgtaattattattatctgaggtgaattttcttctctttgtaaTTATAATGCTATGACTATTAGTtcctttatatttctttgttgtcaCTACAAAGAGTGCGTTGATTTTAAAcgataaagagaaatattacatACAGTTGTAGAGtgcgtaaatatcgtataatcatttttgtaagagagtagagtttattattaaaaaattaatttatttttatataaattttatatttattttttttttaaagagattaaaTTGCgttaaaaattgtaaatatcattttccaaccatAAATATAGTGGATGAAGGAGCAGGGCTTGTTCGAGCGACCCTGATTTCTTCAAATTATGCCCCTGGCATGCCGActtctttttgtttgaaatgGATCAAATTCTCTACATGATCAAATCAAAGTCTCAACTTTCATTAAGACtcggtatttatatttttttttttatgttactatttagggaaaaaaaaaaaaagcaattgaTAATCCTCCTTTAAAAAAACAGTACTAGGAAAAGTTAAAACCTACCCGGCCCCACCCCCTATCCAATACAACTGACAACTGTTATGACTTTTAAAACTCGTCTCCAAACCTTCATGAACTGGAAAACGAAAACATTTgagaaaaaatcaaataaatagagGCAATTGTTgtcggggggggggggccaGTTCAAACCTCGAATTGATTCATCTTTACCAAGCCATTCTTCCATATCCGTGCGACTCAGTACTCAGTAGACCCAAACCACTTTTGGGTCAACAACTTCAATCTCTCATCTCTAACCTCGCAAAACTTCTGGGCCCATCCTTTGGGCTCTATCGGTTCAAACCCTAAACCGGGTGTCCTATCCTTCGATTTCGGGTTGACTGCTTGCATCCAGTCCACGACATATGCGGAGACTCGCCGCCGGAACTTGGTTCGAAATTCGGACCACGCTTGATACTTGTAATGGTTGACCACTGCGTCCTCCATGCTCATTGTCTTTGACCTGAACCCCTCCTTCAACTGAAAATGGTGTATCACGTTCAGCAATGACGGATCCATTGCATCCAACAGCACCATGGACTTGTGCCGCTGCTCAATTTTCCGACGACACGTGTACCCCTGTGTTACACCCTCCGCTGGATGCGAAGTCTGATTCGACGGTCCAAACTCGTTGCACCTCATAACGACTTGGCCGATCCTACGGTGTGATGCGGGCAGCATTAATGACGAAGACGACGGCGTTTTCTGTGGGGTCCTCGACAGAAGTGAGGTAAGCATGTCATTGGAAGGTTTCTTAAATTGATCCCACGAGGGACTAAAAACGAATTCATCGACATCAACGTACAGCATCCAAGTGCACGAATCCTTAGCGTAGACCGCACCGTGTGAGAACCCAGCCTCCTGGGTCTTGGGCCAAATCCAAAACAGCGTCGTTACGTTGTAACCGTCTTGATTGAGCTCCTCAACGACGCGTTCAAGATCGTCGTCGCTGTCGTTGTTGTAGAGGATGAACTTTTGGACGCCGATCATGGAGTGGTACACGACCCACTCTTTCAAGAACTTAGCCACGTTGTGAACCATGGTGCATGCACACAATATTGACCTCGGTTCTTCTGGTCTCCCTATGACTAAGCTTCGTCGGGGCGTGTAGTACGCAACCGAAGGGACCACCAGATTTTCTGTCACGATTTCGAGGGAGATTTTTATTCGCTCGCTGTCCGCGCCAGAAATAACTCCCATTAGATTCGGGTGAGGACACCTGAATACCTCTTGGATGGAGCTCGTAACTGCGGTTTTGACAAAGCTTGTAGTTCCGTCGCCGAACAAGCACAGGAACTCCTGGGGAGACCGGTTGAGTCCCTGGCGGTGGTTCACCCCCTTCACGAACAGAATGACGTCGTCCTCCGTTGAGAAAGACTCGTACGCCATGAACGTCCACCTTATAAGCTCTGGCATCGGTTTCGTTACTGGAGATTCGTTCTCCGACTGTTTTATGAGAATCGGCTGTAAGAACGGACGGAGACGACGAACGCTGTCCGGCATAACGCACTTGAACGTGGTCCGATTCGTGAACGCCAACACCCCGGAGAAGGTCGCAGTCGACGTGgcgttattttggaatatacaCCGGTACTCCTCGCCGAGACCGGGAGAGAGGGGAGTCTCTGGCGGAACGATCACTAGGACCTCCCACGCCGGCAAGAGAACCGAGAGGGTGGCGATAGAATCCCATATAGAGGACACGTGGCGAGTCCGGGGGCGGCTGAGTTCTTGAGCATCACGGTCATGATGATTCTCTTGGACCGCATAGTTGAGACTATTCGGGTTAATCTTTGATCGAACAGTGAGATTGGACGTCGAGTACCGAACTGTTGCCACCGAGATTGCCTTGCGAGAGAGACGAACAGAAAAGAAAGCGAAGAGAACGATCGCAAGAAAACAGGAAAGAAGGGCCTTACGGACCCTCGGGCGCATGCTTTCTTGGAGGTAGAGCTACAAATTCCCAACGGAACTGGAATTCCTATTAAATGTACAGGGTAGGAATTTCCTGAAAGGAAACATAAGGATCATTCATACTCGCTTAATCTGCAGGATTGATCTCTGCATGAGACTATATTTGCATGAAATGGAAAAGGGTTTTGGTTCACCTTCCCCAAGTTCGCAGAGCTTCCATTGAAGAGGGAGGAGGTGTATCTTAATGGAGGTCCTACCCGCAGGGGATCGATCGAGAAGGATTGTGAAGTTCCGATTGCGTCACAGGCAGCTCTGCTTGTTTGTTGTGACGgccttttatttttgggatgtTCCCGGAATTGGAATAacatatgttttaatattacACTACTAATCACGACTTCTTaactagatttaaaaaaaaaaaaaacaaatccttAATTTAAGCTAATTATgactttttcttaaatatattaggAATAAAATTACACTTTAGgttaaaaatttattgtttaagaaaagaaaaataaatcattgttaTGGAAAGAAATATCAAATATGAATTGGTACATGAtgttaccatatatatatacttggatTACAATTAAATATTTGGCCATATTCTTTGGCCAAAATGGGTAGTAAATTGGTATATCCGAGAGAGTATGCTTTAAGGCTCACCTTTTGCAAAGTATGACTATAAAGCTAGCATCGTCTAAACTAAGATATTAATCAAATATAATGCTAATAATTTACTGCattttgaagtattttcaattttgaatttattgatTTAGAGTTTATctcttaaaatataagaatacaAATCAGTTAAAATTCATTAATTACATCAGCCTTTGTGGAGATAACAAATCAGAATGAAAAAACCATCTGTCAAGAATCAAGAATCAAGATggtgaatttatgaaaataaattatatttatagttttaaaatgaaACTATACaccatctttaaaaaaaaaaaaaacttaaaattcacgtaaaaaaatagaaaaattatttaggtTTTGTCCACagcaaatgaataaataattataataaattatacgtATATAGAATAAGAGAAATGGTAGTTATAATTATGAGTGTGTAAACGTCgtacaatcatttaaaaaataaataaataaatacatgatccacatgaaaaaaataaaccttttaataataaaactcactcttttttaaaataactacacaATCTTTACTATACAATTACATTtagcattattcatgaaataatGTAAGTTGGATGTAATTaggattaaaaataaaaaaaaaaggaaggaattaGAGCTGTTGACGCGTGGTAATTAAATCTGTATTcctaataaagaaagaatatgcTAGAACGTCTGGATTTTCTGCTATCAAATCAATGGGATTAGTGGCGTGAAATACACAGTAAAATACCGACGCCCGCCGGCGGGTCCATGTATGGCTTTAAATCTCAGGCTATAAAGTCATCTCGCACGTTAATATTAACATGTCTTGACTCTTGAGCAAAAGGTTGAcgattattaaatttaatttcgtgcaatatctattaattaatttatgtaatatatatgtatattttataatattttataaaaaaattgagatcgCTTTTGTTGTCCCAAGATATATTCTCCTTCCAATGCACACAAAGTTGGCTCCAAATGAAAACTTCATTCCATTTTGATGACGAAAGGGATCATTGTATCCTTTGATTGTTTCCAAAGTTAACCTAACGTGAAGCTTTATCCGGTTCCCGATCGATTTAACCAAAAATTCCACATTTCCCTTAATTATATATgcttatttgttattattaatttcatctttaagatcAATTTAATACCTTCTTCTAAATTCTCATAAAACGTCTAATCATGTTTGTAAGTGGATATATGATTAGAAAAATTATCCCTATCTGTCACTATTCACTATCCTACAccttataaaaattatctccgtatcttgtaaaaaaaaaattataaattataaatatgaaatgtgaaattgaataatgattgatgtatagaattaatcatattattattaatacaccatttatatatgatatatcatgagactcaaaataacaataaaaaaaatctaatacgTAACTTTGTTGACGATCGAGAGAGGcgtataaaaaagaaagatagaCATAGGACCTCAGCCAATGGTCTCGATCTAGTATTGatttgcttataataattaagatattatATCTATcaataattgaattaatatatagaataaattAGATGGGTGAAAAGTTCTGCATGCACAGCTAGCTGCTCCAATCCAATGGCCTTGGGCCGCGTACGACACATGAGGCCGGCCTGGGGCATCCATTTCATTTGCAAGCAAATTAGGCAGTCGTGCAAGACACGactatagatatagatatatatcgACGTGGTAAGAATATTATTGGTCCGTATGTGCGTAGCCGGTAGTCTTCTAATAATACAAAAGCAAAACCTgcaattaaattataaagttgtCAATTACTAACACCTCATAATTCCATCATGATACCTGTtgacttatataatttttttcatcttattactttttaatttttaattttaatctaattttattaatttttattgattttaagttttattattgtcatttaaatttttttaaaaaaaatctaaattttaaaagcTTATTATCTAAAGACTCTCAAATTTAAATGAAGATTTATTCGAATATAAGAATTGATCACCATACTATTTAGAAATAAAGATTTAAGTTAAATCTTTGAAGATGCTAGAagaagatttttaaatttaaaaggaaGAGACGTTGGCAAAGAGAAGTGATTTGAATCTACTCTAGCTATTGGCGTCTAACCACGAGGagtgaaagttaaaaaaaaaaaaagatattcattaaattaaaaaagaggaGACGTGATGGACTTGGACTTGGACTTATTCTACCAAACTACACACTCTACTGACGGGAAGTGAACCTGGAAGCAGCGACGCCATCGAGAaggaaaattgaagaaaacgTGGACCACGCTGCGGACTACtaggaatatttttttcagtgttcatttttttttcattcttttcaagaaagttatgataaatttattgatgttaagtttaattttttagtataaactaaatcttctttattttaaaaaaatgatgtaatttagttttaaactatacttattttctatgctaatttgaagtaattgTCTTATATGTTTGTCTGATTTACTGTAAACTTATTGTTTCTAATTGATTGgccattaattaaatgattttgatcATGTGATTTGCTATCAAAAGAGGGAATCATAGGATACAACTTGGATATTGCAACATAAGTAAATATAGATatcgaaagacttatatgaatctatgtagtattaaaattgTTGGTCTTAATGTTTTATTGTTtcattaatttgcatactcttgtgtaaaatgatgatcaATAATAAATCCAACTGACTATCGAAATAGGcttttagatgattttgaagaatttgccaacaaaaaaaaaaaaaaaatagttaaatgaaaaaaaaaattgtgaaggaTTATGTGAAATCGGTTCctagaatttctttttctcattaattCAATCATTAAACAATAGCTTTCATTTCCTtcgaatattttatttgaattgatttcatttcaaattgtaattacaaaaatcttagtgacttttttaaataaaatcaagattagtttaattttagtatttgtcaaaagtaagttactaattcatgaaaatgatatttttctcatcactttactataaaattacaataatatacACTTATAATTTTGTATCGATCAATACCCCCGATGCGATGCCTCCACGTTGAATAATTCATTATCAAacgtatatatgcatgttgatgtattctctctcttttttttttttttttttttgcagacataatatggtatataaatTAAAGAGCTTGTGACAGTTGATTAATTGTTGAGAACGTGTCTCATTGCTACACACCCTTGATCTCCTGCAACCAAAAAGTAAAAGGGCTTGGGGTTAAAGGGAAACCTTCTGATGTTTAAGTCGGTAATAGTATGAGTAGTTTAAGAGCCAAAATATTCCAGAGTTTTGTTAGTGTACCTAGCCCTTTTAAATAGAGAGTTTGTTTTCTTAGGATCACTCAGATTAACGACATCAcccattatttaaaatttgaatcctgATTCTTTTGGGCTATCTACTTGTTTTGAAAGAGTGAATATCTTAACGATTCCGGAATAAGTAGGCGGGCATTCCCTTTAACGAACTATCTTGAGCCTTATTGGGTCAGGGGGTATTTAGGCCTCAAGCGACTTGTTGGGCCTTTACAGCCTAGGCCTGGGGTGGCACCCCGCAAGCCCTTATGGTGGTAACATTTAAAAGGTTACACAATTATGCTGTTTTATAGCAGTTGGATAAGCTTATCTAATTTGTCAAGATCACTACACTTTGACTATTTTGAGAAGTATACATATTGATATAACGGTTgtgttaaataaataaaaaaatttatacaactttttattatttatacaactttcaaatatcatatttttttttaatttttattatatttttttattaaatatttaatatataaataatgaatagaaaaattgaattagtctaaaaaaaaataaactcaaaaaaaaatttaaaaaaaatgtgatgggTAGAGATTTGAGAGGTTCTCTCTTATGGAGTGTCAAGAAGATGGGCTCCTCGCAGTTGTATACAAAGCCCATGAGATTTTTCAACTCTGGGACCAACTACAATGAAACA
Protein-coding sequences here:
- the LOC109011696 gene encoding glycosyltransferase family 92 protein Os08g0121900-like; the protein is MRPRVRKALLSCFLAIVLFAFFSVRLSRKAISVATVRYSTSNLTVRSKINPNSLNYAVQENHHDRDAQELSRPRTRHVSSIWDSIATLSVLLPAWEVLVIVPPETPLSPGLGEEYRCIFQNNATSTATFSGVLAFTNRTTFKCVMPDSVRRLRPFLQPILIKQSENESPVTKPMPELIRWTFMAYESFSTEDDVILFVKGVNHRQGLNRSPQEFLCLFGDGTTSFVKTAVTSSIQEVFRCPHPNLMGVISGADSERIKISLEIVTENLVVPSVAYYTPRRSLVIGRPEEPRSILCACTMVHNVAKFLKEWVVYHSMIGVQKFILYNNDSDDDLERVVEELNQDGYNVTTLFWIWPKTQEAGFSHGAVYAKDSCTWMLYVDVDEFVFSPSWDQFKKPSNDMLTSLLSRTPQKTPSSSSLMLPASHRRIGQVVMRCNEFGPSNQTSHPAEGVTQGYTCRRKIEQRHKSMVLLDAMDPSLLNVIHHFQLKEGFRSKTMSMEDAVVNHYKYQAWSEFRTKFRRRVSAYVVDWMQAVNPKSKDRTPGLGFEPIEPKGWAQKFCEVRDERLKLLTQKWFGSTEY